One Triplophysa rosa linkage group LG8, Trosa_1v2, whole genome shotgun sequence genomic window, TCTCCTGGACAAGAGAAACTGGAATTTAAAGCAAATTTTGGAAACAGGTAAGAGAGATGGCGACATTTAAACCATACGCTTGATGGTCTAGGAATAGCATTAGATACTGTGTATGTCCTAACCAATTCAGATAAAACCAACATAtaactaataaaaatataccTTACATGGACTTTCAGTCAATTTCATTTGTTATATGCATAAATGTACTTGCAATTTCAAtgtcatgaaataaaaaaacttgaaacTGTAGGACCTTAGAATGAGAAATTCTCAAGTATTGACAAAATGTGTCATCTGTTGTTTGTATTAGTCATGTCATATCAGACAGAAATAATCACTTCGCAGCCTCAGGTGACTGTTACTAGTTTCACCGTCTCCTCTGGTTCCACCGACTGGAGCTCTGGTGTCTGTGACTGCTGTGACGACTGTGGCATCTGTGAGTGTGCTCGCTGGagacagaaaaaacacaaataagataaaaaaaaaaacaaaggacAATTTATCGCTGAATCTAGTTATGCTATTAAAGATAAGTgtactgtaatttaatacatACATGGGCTGTAATAAAAATTGTCAGAATAGTCCCAGGTTATAAAGTAGTGTGAATTCTGACGCTGGTTTGCTCCTCAGGTCTGTGTGGTACTTTTATTCCCTGCGTCTTGGGTTGTAAGGTGGCACAGGATCACGATGAAACCTGCTGTTTGCCCTTCTTACCTGGAGCTATGGTTGCATTGAGAACCAGCATCCGTAACAAATATCAAATCAATGTAGGCCACTACTAATAACCAATGACATGTTCTTTATTGAACTAATTGTTTCATGCAAATACTGTATGAGTGCTTCCACCTTCACACTGTATGTCTTTTTACAGGGCACTTTGTGTGATGACTGGCTCATCATGTCCTGCCTCGCCCCGTGTGGACTCTGCCAGATGGCTCGGGAACAGAAGATGAGGGGATAATAATTAGAAAAGTGAAAAAATCCTGGATGGATGGATGCATTgattgatttattgtttttatttcccaGACTAAAAACAACTGCATAAATTACCCTTTActtttttgtatatatatatatatatatacatttgcttacaagattttttttgaATAATCAAAAGTTTGATCGGGCTATGATGAGAGGCTTTGCTTCTGTTCTGAAACCCGGAGCCATTTTGTTCCTCTTTTTGTTCTTGTGAAAAGAGAACCCGCATTTAAAAGCGCATGAGAGACAAAAAGTTTGAAATAGTTAGAAACAGGAATGATTTTATGAAGGTAGGTACTGAATAATggaaacatttactgtaaatctaaatgattcattttaagtaaaattacttAAAGAAAATTGAATATCTCTTCTGCTCATTATGAAATGAACGAGTGAGATTTATTTGCATTTGACTGCTAACCTGTTAATAGTTGAACAATCCAAACCAAACTGAAATTATTTTGATGTTTGATAATCCGTTTACTCTCTTTAACATGACAATAATAAGCCTTATGTGATTTAGACACTGTATGTTGAGCAGGAGAATTGTGAAATGTGAATCTAAATGCAAgcctgtaaatattttttttcttatggAATCATACATATATATTACTTGTATCGCATTACTTTAGGTTATTTTAAGAAAGTTGATgttaataaaaaaggaaaattaaatCTTGAGGGCTTAACATGACCACATTTCCTGATTTCAGTCACATGTATACTGCAATACGATTTTGGAGAACATTTGTTTTAATAGACATAGACACTAGATGCTTAGATAAAGTCAGTTGTATTGCAAgttaactgtaataaaaatggttctgtcagatttaaactgtttataatctttttctttttttaatccttTATTTTCCCAGCTGGCTGTAAATTGGATTAAGAGCTGCTCACACTGTATGAGGGACACCCACACAACTGCctaatgttgttttgtattGAATGCAACTGATGGGAAACGTTTAAAACTGCAATTTAACTTATCTGTCTGAAAAAATATGGCAAATTCTCCATGTCGTGAATTCATCATAAAGGCAACATTTACATGCCTGATTAAATTTGCCTTCAGCTACAGTTTCAGGAATTGCATGCAGGTACCAGATAATAGCCACACAACCTACAGATGCATCAAACCGCATGAGCCCGACATAACTTTAATAGTGAGAGATTTGTTGTCCACAGCAACAAACCTTACAGTGTCTCTAGGCAGCTTTGAAAAAATCCCAGAACAAGCGTTCCAACATCTGCCTAATCTGAGTTCTCTAGTTCTGAATAATAACCAACTTGGTAACATTGACAAAGGTGCTTTCATTAATCTGACAGAACTAAAGACTTTGAATTTGTCCTGCAATAACTTGTCATCTCTCCATCGTGATGTCTTTGGCGATGTGTATAACATCAGAGAGCTGCTCCTGGGAAGTAACAAGCTCACTGACATTGACTCGTTACTGTTTTCCAATTTGACAAACCTGAAGACGCTTGACTTACGTAGGAACCGCCTGAATCATTTCAGCGCTTTGGTTGAAAGCATAACACACCTGCCCAGCTTGACAAAACTGGACCTTTCTTTCAACCATCTAACCACCCTGCATCACTCCGCCCCTTTGCCACAGTCACTTGCCACCCTTTATGTTGGTAATAATAAACTGCACACGCTGGGATGTGATGCCGCTTTCCTGATGTATGTCAAAGTGCTAGATTTCTCAAACAATACATTACTGTCATTCCAGGATTTTCAAGGGCTGAATCTGGGGAACATAACCTACCTGCGCTTGCGTTTTACCAAGGTCTCTATCATCAAGCTTCTAAATTATACCAATGTACGACCCTGGCATGTTGACTTCTCAGGGTTGAAACTGAAGGACGATCAAGCACTGCATTCA contains:
- the cnfn gene encoding cornifelin homolog, producing MSYQTEIITSQPQVTVTSFTVSSGSTDWSSGVCDCCDDCGICLCGTFIPCVLGCKVAQDHDETCCLPFLPGAMVALRTSIRNKYQINGTLCDDWLIMSCLAPCGLCQMAREQKMRG